From one Solanum stenotomum isolate F172 chromosome 12, ASM1918654v1, whole genome shotgun sequence genomic stretch:
- the LOC125847196 gene encoding probable indole-3-acetic acid-amido synthetase GH3.1 has protein sequence MTMHTSVSSSPLGPPACEKDAKALQFIEEMTRNVDSVQQKVLAEILSQNANTEYLQRFKLGGAMDRDTFKSKMPIVTYEEIQHDIQRIANGDRSPIFSSHPISEFLTSSGTSAGERKLMPTTQDELDRKQLLYSLLMPVMNLYVPGLDKGKGLYFLFIKAETKTPSGLLARPVLTSYYKSDHFKTRPYDPYNVYTSPNEAVLCVDSFXPIVELLDSRVISVHFSPAAPHWTPERQRLQV, from the exons ATGACTATGCATACTAGTGTTTCATCGTCTCCTCTTGGGCCGCCGGCATGTGAGAAGGATGCTAAGGCCCTTCAATTCATCGAAGAGATGACTAGAAATGTTGATTCAGTTCAACAGAAAGTTTTGGCTGAAATACTAAGCCAAAATGCCAACACTGAGTATCTTCAAAGATTCAAACTTGGTGGTGCTATGGATCGGGATACATTCAAGTCCAAAATGCCAATTGTCACGTATGAGGAAATTCAACATGATATTCAACGTATTGCTAATGGAGATCGTTCTCCAATTTTCTCATCTCATCCCATCTCTGAGTTCCTCACCAG CTCGGGGACATCTGCTGGTGAGAGAAAGCTGATGCCCACAACTCAAGATGAGTTAGACCGGAAACAACTATTGTACAGCCTTCTCATGCCCGTGATGAATCT GTATGTCCCTGGTCTAGACAAAGGGAAGGGCTTGTACTTTCTATTTATAAAAGCAGAAACCAAGACACCCAGTGGGCTACTAGCAAGACCTGTCTTGACAAGTTACTACAAAAGTGATCACTTCAAGACGAGGCCATACGATCCTTACAATGTGTATACTAGTCCCAACGAAGCTGTTCTCTGTGTCGACTCTTTCCANCCTATAGTGGAATTATTAGACTCCAGGGTTATTTCAGTTCACTTTAGTCCAGCTGCTCCTCATTGGACCCCAGAACGACAGCGTTTACAAGTCTGA